From the genome of Segatella hominis, one region includes:
- a CDS encoding ammonium transporter, whose amino-acid sequence MSSLLLTTLDTGNTAWMIMATILVLLMSIPGIALFYGGLVRQKNILSILMQTVFIVAVVSLIWVAFGYSWAFSTEYADSGNPLACIIGGFDKCFLHGIGLDSIMPTGIPELTFAMFQCMFALITPALILGAFAERVKFNGYVLFTILWIIIAYLPMAHWVWGGGFLQEMGAIDFAGGTVVHINAGVAALVMALCVGKRDDYRAGHPITPHNITFVFMGMSFLWLGWFGFNAGSGLAADGLAANAFLVTHIATAAAATTWMIIDWFVNKKPTTVGACTGAVAGLVAITPAAGSTDILGAFCIGIISTVVCFFMVAVVKEKFKYDDALDAFGVHGMGGILGSILTGVFATHCVTGTDGVQGALYGDWHQLWIQVVATVVSIIYSIIVTYIIFKVVDKSVGVRVDKRVEEEGLDIYEHGESAYSN is encoded by the coding sequence ATGAGCAGTTTATTATTGACAACACTCGATACAGGTAACACAGCGTGGATGATTATGGCTACCATCTTGGTGCTTTTGATGTCAATCCCAGGTATTGCACTTTTTTATGGCGGTCTGGTGCGCCAGAAGAATATATTGAGTATTTTGATGCAGACGGTATTTATCGTGGCAGTAGTCAGTTTGATATGGGTAGCATTCGGATATTCCTGGGCTTTCTCTACAGAATATGCAGATTCCGGCAATCCTTTGGCTTGCATCATCGGAGGTTTTGATAAATGTTTCCTTCATGGCATCGGTCTGGATTCTATCATGCCTACAGGTATTCCAGAACTTACATTCGCCATGTTCCAGTGCATGTTCGCCCTGATTACTCCAGCCCTCATCCTCGGTGCTTTCGCCGAGCGTGTCAAATTCAACGGTTATGTACTTTTCACCATTCTCTGGATCATCATCGCCTATCTTCCAATGGCCCACTGGGTGTGGGGAGGCGGTTTCCTGCAGGAGATGGGAGCCATCGACTTTGCTGGTGGTACTGTGGTTCATATCAATGCTGGTGTAGCAGCCCTGGTCATGGCACTCTGTGTGGGCAAGCGTGATGATTACCGTGCTGGTCATCCTATCACTCCTCACAACATTACTTTCGTGTTCATGGGTATGTCATTCCTCTGGTTGGGATGGTTCGGATTCAATGCAGGTAGCGGTCTGGCTGCCGATGGTTTGGCTGCCAATGCCTTCCTCGTAACCCATATCGCCACCGCAGCCGCAGCCACTACCTGGATGATCATTGACTGGTTTGTCAATAAGAAACCAACCACTGTTGGAGCTTGTACCGGTGCCGTAGCCGGTTTGGTGGCTATCACTCCAGCCGCAGGTAGTACAGATATTTTAGGAGCATTCTGCATCGGTATCATTTCTACCGTAGTCTGCTTCTTCATGGTAGCAGTAGTAAAAGAGAAGTTCAAGTATGATGATGCGCTTGATGCTTTTGGTGTTCATGGTATGGGTGGTATTTTAGGTTCTATACTTACTGGTGTATTCGCCACTCATTGTGTAACTGGTACTGATGGTGTTCAGGGAGCCCTTTATGGTGATTGGCACCAGCTTTGGATTCAGGTAGTAGCCACCGTGGTAAGTATCATTTATAGTATCATAGTTACTTACATTATCTTCAAGGTGGTTGATAAGTCTGTAGGTGTACGTGTTGACAAGCGAGTAGAGGAGGAAGGTCTCGACATCTACGAGCATGGTGAGAGTGCGTATAGTAACTAA
- a CDS encoding KUP/HAK/KT family potassium transporter, translating into MREKTESSVACNHHKVGFLGLLVTLGIVFGDIGTSPLYVMKAILHTGETINESTILGALSCIIWTLTLQTTIKYVCVALRADNNGEGGILALYALLRRLKSKWIYILAIIGASTLLADGIITPAITVTTAIEGLESISPHLPVIPITLAIITIIFFVQRFGTESIGKSFGVFMLLWFLLLGVVGAFSITSYPLILKAFNPYYAAILLARSPEWFLILGAVFLCTTGAEALYSDLGHCGRKNIAISWGFVKTMLILNYLGQGAWVLNHIQTASSVNPFFSIMPQSMLFFAIIMATGAAIVASQALISGTFSILSEAMNLHFWPRMRIKHPTHVKGQLYIPMINLAMYIGVVLIILLFRDSSHMEAAYGLAITITMLMTTLLLGFYLHSKGVARVFTLLFMGAYCTIEAIFLAANLSKFLAGGWCTMLIGGILFLMMYVWVRAMKIRCHYISTKPLDDYYQIISDIKADESIPKYASNLVYVNHAGKEGAVDDKLLYSIINKQPKRADHYWLINMDFVDTPDTLEYRCETLVPDTLYSITMHIGFRIEPRVSLYLRQVVEDLVANQKVDLTSTYSSLRKNGISGDFRFIIIHRVYYPESSDNRQQNLLMSIYALICKIGIDEPKALGLDTSMVTVERVPLIINQRNKSIRRITPIVEEKEEHSN; encoded by the coding sequence ATGAGAGAAAAAACAGAAAGTTCAGTAGCCTGCAACCATCACAAAGTAGGCTTCTTAGGGCTGCTCGTCACATTAGGCATCGTGTTCGGAGACATCGGAACATCACCCCTCTATGTAATGAAGGCCATCCTCCATACAGGCGAAACCATCAACGAAAGTACTATTCTGGGCGCATTGTCCTGTATCATCTGGACACTCACCCTCCAGACCACCATCAAATACGTATGTGTGGCGCTGCGTGCCGACAACAATGGCGAGGGAGGCATCCTTGCCCTCTACGCCCTGCTGCGCCGACTCAAGAGCAAGTGGATTTACATTCTTGCCATCATTGGCGCAAGCACCCTGCTGGCAGACGGAATCATTACCCCTGCCATCACGGTGACCACGGCCATCGAAGGACTCGAGAGCATCAGTCCACACCTACCAGTCATTCCCATCACCCTTGCCATCATCACCATCATCTTCTTCGTGCAGCGTTTTGGTACAGAGAGCATAGGCAAATCGTTTGGCGTCTTCATGCTGCTATGGTTCCTGCTGCTGGGTGTGGTGGGAGCATTCAGCATCACGTCTTACCCATTGATACTGAAGGCTTTCAACCCCTATTACGCAGCCATACTGCTGGCAAGATCTCCTGAATGGTTCTTGATTCTGGGTGCCGTATTTCTCTGTACCACCGGTGCAGAGGCTCTCTACTCCGACCTGGGGCATTGCGGCAGAAAGAACATCGCCATCAGTTGGGGATTTGTAAAAACCATGCTCATTCTCAATTATCTGGGTCAGGGAGCATGGGTGCTGAACCATATCCAGACTGCCTCCTCCGTGAATCCGTTCTTTTCCATCATGCCGCAGAGCATGCTGTTCTTCGCCATCATCATGGCCACAGGTGCTGCAATCGTTGCGAGTCAGGCACTCATCAGCGGAACCTTCTCCATTTTGAGCGAAGCCATGAACCTTCACTTCTGGCCACGCATGCGAATTAAGCACCCTACCCATGTTAAGGGGCAACTCTATATCCCGATGATCAACCTCGCTATGTACATCGGCGTGGTGCTCATCATCCTGCTCTTCCGCGACTCCTCACACATGGAAGCAGCCTACGGACTTGCCATTACCATCACCATGCTGATGACCACCCTGCTGCTCGGTTTCTACCTGCACAGCAAGGGCGTGGCACGGGTCTTCACCCTGCTGTTTATGGGCGCATACTGCACCATCGAAGCCATCTTCCTGGCAGCCAATCTGTCAAAATTCCTCGCAGGAGGATGGTGTACGATGCTCATTGGCGGAATCCTCTTCCTGATGATGTATGTATGGGTGAGAGCCATGAAGATACGCTGCCATTATATCAGTACCAAACCGCTGGATGACTATTATCAGATTATCTCCGATATCAAGGCCGACGAAAGCATTCCCAAGTACGCGTCCAACCTTGTATATGTAAATCATGCCGGCAAGGAAGGTGCTGTAGATGACAAACTGCTCTATTCCATCATCAACAAGCAACCTAAACGAGCCGATCATTACTGGCTTATCAATATGGATTTTGTTGATACACCAGACACACTGGAATACCGCTGCGAAACCCTGGTACCCGATACTCTTTACAGCATAACGATGCACATAGGTTTCCGCATAGAGCCTCGGGTAAGCCTCTATCTGAGACAAGTGGTGGAAGACCTTGTGGCAAACCAAAAGGTAGATCTGACCAGTACGTACTCTTCGCTTCGCAAAAATGGTATTTCTGGCGACTTCCGCTTCATCATTATCCACCGCGTATATTACCCGGAAAGTTCCGATAATCGTCAACAGAATTTACTGATGAGTATCTATGCTCTTATCTGCAAGATAGGCATTGATGAGCCAAAGGCATTGGGACTTGACACTTCTATGGTGACAGTGGAACGTGTACCGCTCATCATCAACCAACGCAACAAGAGTATCAGGCGCATTACGCCAATAGTGGAAGAAAAGGAGGAACATTCCAATTAA
- a CDS encoding PepSY-like domain-containing protein, whose product MAANAGNDKPIAVNALPIKAQTLLSNHFNNQKVILATIETGVISKSYDVVLQNGTKLEFDKKGNLTEIDCKQGKVPAKLIPQAIRNYLKENYPAQAVKKIEMNKNEYEVELANGLDLTFNKHFQVIDID is encoded by the coding sequence ATGGCAGCAAATGCAGGCAATGACAAGCCTATCGCCGTTAATGCTCTCCCGATAAAGGCTCAGACCTTACTCAGCAACCATTTCAACAATCAGAAGGTGATACTTGCTACCATTGAGACGGGAGTTATCAGCAAGAGCTATGATGTGGTTTTGCAGAACGGAACCAAGCTGGAATTTGATAAAAAGGGAAATCTCACTGAGATTGACTGCAAGCAGGGAAAAGTGCCAGCCAAGCTGATTCCGCAGGCCATCAGAAACTACCTGAAGGAGAATTACCCAGCGCAAGCGGTAAAGAAGATTGAAATGAACAAGAATGAATACGAAGTGGAATTGGCAAATGGGTTGGATTTAACCTTCAACAAGCATTTTCAGGTAATCGACATCGATTGA